A genomic stretch from Deinococcus multiflagellatus includes:
- a CDS encoding HAD family hydrolase, with translation MPTLPALQAVILDLDDTLFDDAACTRAGLQALAAAHRLTCAPDDLFARHAAHIRAIDPLLFQGDVDAHGARVLRFSRLLGDLGVPAPDGEAATRLYRAAYRQAWAPLEGAADLLRALRAAGLKVAVLTNYVRAVQAEKLAHVDLHRLVDALLCVEDMPAPKPDPRAYHAACAALGVAPAQAVMVGDSWANDVAGALAAGLRAVWVNRPGHRAPDPAVPQVQTLAGLPALLGLSPASA, from the coding sequence GTGCCCACCTTGCCCGCCCTTCAGGCTGTGATTCTGGATCTGGACGACACCCTGTTCGACGACGCCGCGTGTACCCGGGCCGGACTGCAGGCGCTGGCGGCGGCCCACAGGCTGACCTGCGCGCCCGATGACCTGTTCGCCCGGCACGCCGCCCACATCCGCGCCATTGATCCGCTGCTGTTCCAGGGCGACGTAGATGCCCACGGCGCCCGCGTGCTGCGCTTTTCCCGGCTGCTGGGCGACCTGGGCGTCCCGGCGCCAGACGGTGAGGCGGCCACCCGGCTCTACCGCGCCGCTTACCGGCAGGCGTGGGCTCCGCTGGAGGGCGCTGCCGACCTGCTGCGCGCGTTGCGGGCGGCCGGGCTGAAGGTGGCTGTCCTGACCAACTACGTGCGGGCCGTGCAGGCCGAGAAACTGGCCCATGTTGACCTGCACCGGCTGGTGGACGCCCTGCTGTGTGTGGAGGACATGCCAGCGCCCAAACCAGACCCGCGCGCCTACCACGCCGCCTGCGCCGCGCTGGGGGTGGCCCCGGCGCAGGCGGTGATGGTGGGGGATTCCTGGGCGAACGATGTGGCCGGGGCCCTGGCCGCCGGGCTGCGCGCGGTGTGGGTGAACCGGCCGGGGCACCGGGCGCCCGATCCAGCGGTGCCGCAGGTGCAGACCCTGGCCGGGTTGCCCGCCCTGCTGGGCCTGAGCCCGGCCTCGGCTTAA
- the kdpA gene encoding potassium-transporting ATPase subunit KdpA: MDILLTYGLAIALALPLGLLIARVYDSPASPLSRGLLRLCGVNAARGMTWQGYAAALLGTNLLVGLAALAVYLGQGGLPLNPDAIASMRWDTAVHTMASFITNTNQQHYSGQSGLSYLSQLLGITALQLFTPAVGMAALFAVLRGLRGETNVGNYYLDVTRAAGLLAAPAFVLALLLTWQGVPSTFAGARTATLLEPHTVQGQTVTTQTIPVGPVAGMVAIKQLGTNGGGWYGPNSAVPLENPTPLSNLLQLVSIILFPVALVVATGRFLRRPRFGLMVMAVMSVLSAALTLSAVLAERAPNAALAGLAAAGPNLEGKEVRFGADASALWGALTTQTSNGSVNSMLDSFTPLGGLVPQLGMFLNDVYGGIGVGMINMLVFVLLTVFVAGLMVGRTPELFGRKIEAREIKIASLILLLQPLLVLGLTAAALANPAVTANSNPGFHGLSQVLYEYNSAFANNGSGFEGLGDNTPWWNLTCAAALLLARFLPIVGPLAIAGLLAAKKAAPESSGTLRVDTPVFAGMLLSVMVLLQLLNFAPALVLGPVAEHLSQGQSTQSAAKDVTK; the protein is encoded by the coding sequence GTGGACATTCTGCTGACCTACGGCCTGGCCATTGCGCTGGCACTGCCCCTGGGCCTGCTGATCGCCCGGGTGTACGACAGCCCGGCCTCGCCCCTCAGCCGGGGCCTGCTGCGGCTGTGCGGCGTGAACGCGGCGCGCGGCATGACGTGGCAGGGCTACGCGGCGGCGCTGCTGGGCACCAACCTGCTGGTGGGGCTGGCCGCGCTGGCGGTTTACCTGGGGCAGGGCGGCCTGCCGCTGAACCCCGACGCCATTGCCAGCATGCGCTGGGACACGGCCGTGCACACCATGGCCTCGTTTATCACCAACACCAACCAGCAGCACTACAGCGGGCAAAGTGGCCTGTCGTACCTGTCGCAGCTGCTGGGCATTACGGCGCTGCAGCTGTTTACGCCCGCCGTGGGCATGGCCGCCCTGTTTGCCGTGCTGCGCGGCCTGCGCGGCGAGACCAACGTGGGCAACTATTACCTGGACGTGACCCGCGCCGCCGGGCTGCTGGCCGCGCCCGCCTTCGTGCTGGCGCTGCTGCTGACATGGCAGGGCGTGCCCAGCACCTTTGCGGGCGCCAGAACCGCCACGCTGCTGGAGCCGCACACCGTTCAGGGCCAGACCGTGACCACCCAGACCATTCCGGTGGGGCCGGTGGCGGGCATGGTGGCCATCAAGCAGCTGGGCACCAACGGCGGGGGCTGGTACGGCCCCAACAGCGCCGTGCCGCTGGAAAACCCCACCCCACTGTCGAACCTGCTGCAACTGGTGAGCATCATTCTCTTTCCGGTGGCGCTGGTGGTGGCGACCGGGCGCTTTCTGCGCCGCCCCCGCTTTGGCCTGATGGTCATGGCGGTCATGAGCGTGCTCTCGGCGGCGCTGACCCTGAGCGCGGTGCTGGCCGAACGCGCGCCGAACGCGGCGCTCGCCGGCCTGGCCGCCGCCGGGCCCAACCTGGAAGGCAAGGAGGTGCGCTTTGGCGCCGACGCCTCGGCGCTGTGGGGCGCGCTGACCACCCAGACGAGCAACGGCTCGGTGAACAGCATGCTGGACTCCTTTACGCCGCTGGGCGGACTGGTGCCGCAGCTGGGCATGTTCCTGAACGATGTCTACGGCGGCATTGGCGTGGGCATGATCAACATGCTGGTGTTCGTGCTGCTCACCGTGTTCGTGGCCGGGCTGATGGTGGGCCGCACCCCGGAACTGTTTGGCCGCAAGATCGAGGCGCGCGAAATCAAGATCGCCTCCCTGATTCTGCTGCTGCAGCCGCTGCTGGTGCTGGGCCTCACGGCCGCCGCGCTGGCCAACCCGGCCGTGACCGCCAACTCCAACCCCGGCTTTCACGGGCTGTCGCAGGTGCTCTACGAGTACAACTCGGCGTTTGCCAACAACGGCAGCGGCTTTGAGGGCCTGGGCGACAACACCCCGTGGTGGAACCTGACCTGCGCCGCCGCGCTGCTGCTGGCCCGCTTTCTGCCCATCGTGGGGCCGCTGGCGATTGCCGGACTGCTGGCCGCCAAAAAGGCCGCCCCCGAAAGCAGCGGCACCCTGCGGGTGGACACCCCGGTCTTCGCCGGCATGCTGCTGAGCGTGATGGTGCTGCTGCAACTGCTGAACTTTGCCCCGGCCCTGGTGCTGGGCCCGGTGGCCGAACACCTCAGCCAGGGCCAGAGCACCCAGAGCGCCGCCAAGGACGTGACGAAATGA
- a CDS encoding 23S rRNA (cytosine(2499)-C(5))-methyltransferase, producing the protein MPDAAPASRPRLRLRVSPAAESHLRAGHPWVYESSLRGQNREGDPGELAVIYDRRDRFLAIGLYDPGSPLRVRVLHQGPPVTLDDGWWAAHLDAALARRAPLFGPETDGYRVINGESDGWPGLVVDRYAGVLVLKLYTAAWFAHLDRVLGLLQARFADFAVVLRLSRNIQAKAAAAGLRDGQVLAGEVPGGTVVFHETGLAFEAEVLQGQKTGFFLDQRENRRRVEGYARDRRVLNAFSFSGGFSLYAARGGAREVVSLDISAHALASAARNFALNPELRAPHETVQADVFDWLAQTRRTFDLVILDPPSLARREQERAGAIRAYSKLAADGLRRLAPGGLLISASCSAHVSAEEFWDAVRGAARRSGRTWRELHTTQHAPDHHAGFPEAQYLKAIFLQLD; encoded by the coding sequence ATGCCGGACGCCGCCCCTGCCTCCCGTCCCCGCCTGCGCCTGCGGGTATCGCCTGCCGCCGAAAGCCACCTGCGCGCCGGGCATCCGTGGGTGTACGAGTCCAGCCTGCGTGGGCAGAACCGCGAGGGCGACCCCGGCGAACTGGCCGTGATCTATGACCGCCGCGACCGCTTTCTGGCCATCGGCCTGTATGACCCCGGCAGTCCGCTGCGGGTGCGGGTGCTCCACCAGGGCCCGCCCGTCACCCTGGACGACGGCTGGTGGGCCGCCCACCTGGACGCCGCCCTGGCCCGCCGCGCCCCGCTGTTCGGCCCGGAAACCGACGGCTACCGCGTGATCAACGGCGAATCCGACGGCTGGCCGGGGCTGGTGGTGGACCGCTACGCCGGGGTGCTGGTGCTCAAGCTGTACACCGCCGCGTGGTTCGCGCACCTGGACCGGGTGCTGGGGCTGCTGCAGGCCCGGTTTGCAGACTTTGCCGTGGTGCTGCGCCTCAGCCGCAACATTCAGGCGAAGGCGGCTGCCGCCGGGCTGCGCGACGGGCAGGTGCTGGCGGGCGAGGTGCCGGGCGGCACCGTGGTCTTTCACGAGACCGGCCTGGCCTTTGAAGCGGAGGTGCTGCAAGGCCAGAAAACCGGCTTTTTCCTGGACCAGCGCGAGAACCGCCGCCGGGTCGAAGGGTATGCCCGGGACCGCCGGGTGCTGAACGCCTTTTCCTTCAGCGGGGGCTTTTCGCTGTACGCCGCGCGGGGCGGGGCGCGCGAGGTCGTCAGTCTGGACATCAGCGCGCACGCCCTGGCGAGTGCGGCGCGTAACTTTGCCCTGAACCCGGAGTTGCGTGCCCCCCACGAAACCGTGCAGGCCGACGTGTTCGACTGGCTGGCCCAGACCCGCCGCACCTTTGATCTCGTGATTCTGGACCCGCCCTCGCTGGCCCGGCGGGAACAGGAACGCGCGGGGGCCATCCGCGCCTACAGCAAGCTGGCGGCCGACGGGCTGCGCCGGCTGGCTCCTGGCGGCCTGCTGATCAGTGCGTCGTGCTCGGCGCATGTGAGTGCTGAAGAATTCTGGGACGCCGTGCGGGGCGCCGCGCGCCGCAGCGGGCGGACATGGCGGGAGCTGCATACCACCCAGCACGCCCCGGACCACCACGCGGGCTTTCCCGAGGCCCAGTACCTCAAGGCCATCTTTCTGCAACTGGACTGA
- the dinB gene encoding DNA polymerase IV, translating to MHSPPRKIIHIDMDAFYASVEARDQPALRGRPLAVAWGGRRSVVLTASYEARAFGVRSAMPLYRALERCPGLLVVAPRFDAYRDVSAQVRDICAAYTPLVEPLSLDEAYLDVSAPLRGGPSATRIAQAIRAEVRARTGLSAGAGVSVNKFLAKLASGMNKPDGLTVVLPGQVDGLLAGLPVGAFHGIGPATVARLAAMGIHTDSG from the coding sequence GTGCACAGCCCGCCCCGCAAGATCATCCACATCGATATGGACGCCTTTTACGCGTCGGTGGAGGCGCGTGATCAGCCGGCGTTGCGGGGCCGGCCGCTGGCGGTGGCGTGGGGTGGCCGGCGCAGTGTGGTGCTGACCGCCAGTTACGAGGCGCGTGCCTTTGGGGTGCGCTCGGCCATGCCGCTGTACCGGGCGCTGGAACGCTGTCCCGGGTTGCTGGTGGTGGCGCCCCGCTTTGACGCCTACCGGGACGTCAGTGCGCAGGTGCGCGACATTTGCGCGGCTTACACGCCCCTGGTCGAGCCGCTCTCGCTGGATGAGGCGTACCTGGATGTGAGCGCGCCGCTGCGGGGCGGGCCCAGTGCCACCCGCATCGCGCAGGCCATCCGCGCCGAGGTGCGTGCCCGCACAGGGCTGAGCGCTGGCGCCGGGGTCAGTGTGAACAAGTTTCTGGCCAAGCTGGCCAGCGGCATGAACAAACCCGACGGTCTGACCGTGGTGCTGCCCGGCCAAGTGGATGGCCTGCTGGCGGGGCTGCCGGTGGGTGCCTTTCACGGCATCGGCCCGGCCACCGTGGCCCGGCTGGCGGCGATGGGCATTCACACGGATTCCGGATGA
- a CDS encoding phosphotransferase has product MSLLNPWGLPDDAGYDTFSALHAQALAPWQPALEVIRARHSLPGGPFTRFALGKNAVFGCGEVVVKLVPPIWAGDAAREAAALRAVQGRLPLPTPELLATGRLGRWAYLVTARLPGRPLAEVWRDLDVPGQTRLAGQQAELLLGVQALTPPPELHFDWPGLLLRQGLELRAALQAPPALAQAAEAFLQDVSWNGPGFGRAPVFQHGDLNFLNLLVEERGGQITLSALMDWSDARSGPAAHDLISPAVNQFRRWPQARRAWAGVLAPTPEDRREATARALLYYPDDWNAILADLGAAQATSWEDVGDVLFGTA; this is encoded by the coding sequence ATGAGCCTGCTGAATCCCTGGGGTCTACCCGACGACGCCGGGTACGACACTTTCAGCGCCCTGCACGCCCAGGCGCTGGCGCCGTGGCAGCCGGCCCTGGAGGTCATCCGGGCGCGGCACAGCCTGCCCGGCGGCCCCTTCACCCGCTTTGCCCTGGGCAAGAACGCGGTCTTCGGGTGCGGCGAGGTGGTGGTCAAGCTGGTGCCGCCCATCTGGGCCGGGGACGCGGCGCGCGAGGCCGCGGCGCTGCGGGCTGTGCAAGGCCGCCTGCCCCTGCCCACGCCCGAGCTGCTGGCGACGGGGCGGCTGGGGCGCTGGGCCTATCTGGTCACGGCCCGGCTGCCTGGGCGCCCCCTGGCCGAGGTCTGGCGCGACCTGGACGTGCCTGGCCAGACGCGGCTGGCCGGGCAGCAGGCCGAGCTGCTCCTGGGCGTACAGGCGCTGACCCCCCCGCCGGAACTGCACTTTGACTGGCCGGGGCTGCTGCTGCGCCAGGGCCTGGAGCTGCGCGCCGCCCTGCAGGCCCCCCCGGCGCTGGCCCAGGCCGCTGAGGCCTTTTTGCAGGACGTGAGCTGGAATGGCCCCGGGTTTGGCCGCGCGCCCGTTTTTCAGCACGGTGACCTGAATTTTCTGAACCTGCTGGTCGAGGAACGCGGGGGCCAGATCACGCTGAGCGCCCTGATGGACTGGAGCGACGCCCGAAGTGGCCCCGCCGCGCACGACCTGATCTCACCAGCCGTCAACCAGTTCAGGCGCTGGCCGCAGGCCCGCCGCGCGTGGGCCGGGGTCCTGGCCCCCACGCCCGAGGACCGGCGGGAAGCCACCGCGCGGGCCCTGCTGTACTACCCCGACGACTGGAACGCCATCCTGGCCGATCTGGGGGCGGCGCAGGCCACCTCCTGGGAGGACGTTGGGGACGTGCTGTTCGGCACGGCTTAA
- the kdpB gene encoding potassium-transporting ATPase subunit KdpB — translation MTAAPQPQPGTPPTARTSIFAPDLVRAALVAAVTKLSPRPMAKNPVMFVVFVGAAVTLVLTVQSLVAGRPWGYEAAVTLLLLFTVIFANFAEGLAEARGKAQANGLRSAREDTPARRVVDGREEVVPSTRLGRGDVVVVSAGEMIPADGEVIEGLASVDESAITGESAPVIREAGTDHSGVTGGTRVLSDRIVVQVTSQPGESFLDRMIALVEGASRQKTPNELALSILLAALTLVFLIVVATLLPMSRFAGAEVNVVTLVALLVCLIPTTIGGLLPAIGIAGMDRALQANVIAKSGKAVEVAGDVDILLLDKTGTITIGDRQATRFAPLPGISAEQLARAAAVASLADPTPEGKSIVALARQQGVYAEEPTNAQWIEFTAQTRMSGVDYASSAGPVSIRKGASDRMARLAAERGARVPAELSPLVDEVARGGSTPLVVIENERLLGVVALSDIVKPGMRERFEQLRRMGLKTVMITGDNPLTAEAIAREAGVDSFLAEATPEDKLAMIREEQGQGKLVAMMGDGTNDAPALAQADVGLAMQSGTQAAKEAANMIDLDSNPTKLIEVVEIGKGLLMTRGALTTFSIANDVAKYFAILPALFAAQLPALAPLNVMGLRSPESAILSAVIFNALVIPALIPVALKGVRYTPGSADALLARNLLVYGLGGVLVPFVGIKLIDLLLGALGV, via the coding sequence ATGACCGCCGCTCCCCAACCCCAGCCCGGCACCCCCCCCACCGCCAGGACGTCCATCTTCGCCCCTGACCTCGTGCGCGCCGCGCTGGTGGCGGCCGTGACCAAGCTCAGCCCGCGCCCCATGGCGAAAAACCCGGTGATGTTCGTGGTGTTCGTGGGCGCCGCCGTGACCCTGGTGCTCACGGTGCAGAGCCTGGTCGCCGGGCGTCCCTGGGGCTACGAAGCCGCCGTGACGCTGCTGCTGCTGTTCACCGTGATCTTTGCCAATTTTGCCGAGGGGCTGGCCGAGGCGCGCGGCAAGGCCCAGGCCAATGGCCTGCGCTCGGCGCGCGAGGACACGCCGGCGCGGCGCGTGGTGGACGGGCGCGAGGAAGTGGTGCCCAGCACCCGCCTGGGCCGGGGCGACGTGGTGGTGGTGAGCGCGGGCGAGATGATTCCCGCCGACGGCGAGGTCATTGAGGGCCTGGCCAGCGTGGACGAGAGCGCCATTACCGGCGAAAGCGCCCCCGTGATCCGCGAGGCGGGCACCGACCACAGCGGCGTGACCGGGGGTACCCGGGTGCTCTCGGACCGCATCGTGGTGCAGGTGACCAGCCAGCCCGGCGAGAGCTTTCTGGACCGCATGATCGCGCTGGTGGAAGGCGCCAGCCGCCAGAAGACCCCCAATGAACTGGCCCTGAGCATTCTGCTGGCCGCCCTGACCCTGGTGTTCCTGATCGTGGTGGCAACCCTGCTGCCCATGTCGCGCTTTGCGGGCGCCGAGGTGAACGTGGTGACGCTGGTGGCGCTGCTGGTGTGCCTGATTCCCACCACCATCGGCGGCCTGCTGCCGGCCATCGGGATTGCGGGCATGGACCGCGCCCTGCAGGCCAACGTGATTGCCAAGAGCGGCAAGGCCGTGGAGGTGGCGGGCGACGTGGACATCCTGCTGCTGGACAAGACCGGCACCATCACCATCGGGGACCGGCAGGCCACCCGCTTTGCCCCGCTGCCCGGCATCAGCGCCGAGCAGCTGGCGCGCGCCGCCGCCGTGGCCTCGCTGGCCGACCCCACCCCCGAAGGCAAGAGCATCGTGGCCCTGGCCCGGCAGCAGGGCGTGTATGCCGAGGAACCCACGAACGCCCAGTGGATTGAGTTCACCGCCCAGACCCGCATGAGCGGCGTGGACTACGCCAGCAGCGCGGGGCCGGTGAGCATTCGCAAGGGGGCCTCGGACCGGATGGCGCGGCTGGCGGCCGAGCGCGGCGCCCGCGTGCCCGCCGAACTCTCGCCGCTGGTGGACGAGGTGGCGCGCGGCGGCAGCACCCCGCTGGTGGTGATTGAAAACGAGCGCCTGCTGGGCGTGGTGGCGCTCTCTGACATCGTGAAGCCCGGCATGCGCGAGCGCTTTGAGCAGCTGCGGCGCATGGGCCTGAAAACGGTGATGATCACGGGCGACAACCCCCTGACCGCCGAGGCCATTGCCCGCGAGGCCGGCGTGGACAGCTTTTTGGCCGAAGCCACCCCCGAAGACAAGCTGGCGATGATCCGCGAGGAGCAGGGCCAGGGCAAGCTGGTGGCCATGATGGGCGACGGCACCAACGACGCCCCGGCGCTGGCCCAGGCCGATGTGGGGCTGGCGATGCAAAGCGGCACCCAGGCGGCCAAGGAAGCGGCCAACATGATTGACCTGGACTCGAACCCCACCAAGCTGATTGAGGTGGTGGAAATCGGGAAAGGTCTGCTGATGACCCGGGGCGCCCTGACCACCTTTTCCATTGCCAACGATGTGGCCAAGTACTTTGCCATTCTGCCCGCGCTGTTTGCCGCGCAGCTGCCCGCCCTGGCCCCGCTGAACGTGATGGGCCTGCGCAGCCCCGAAAGCGCCATTCTGTCGGCTGTCATCTTTAACGCCCTGGTGATTCCGGCCCTCATTCCGGTGGCCCTGAAAGGGGTGCGCTACACCCCCGGCAGCGCCGACGCCCTGCTGGCCCGCAACCTGCTGGTGTACGGCCTGGGCGGCGTCCTGGTGCCGTTCGTGGGCATCAAGCTGATTGACCTGCTGCTGGGGGCGCTGGGGGTGTGA
- the kdpC gene encoding potassium-transporting ATPase subunit KdpC, with translation MTTLPPAAASVPDHSPQPGFFSWLRFSLLWLVLGGAAYPLLTTVTAGALFPWQAQGSLLQQDGRVLGSARVGQPFSGERYFVGRPSAAGRGYDPVNASGSNLAVSNPALRGRVQADAQAIAAREGVSASQIPADLVTASGSGLDPHISPAGAELQVARVARARGLDEAQVRALVARFTERGPLGLGQSGVNVLQLNLALDQLALARAQPGQAP, from the coding sequence ATGACCACACTGCCGCCAGCCGCTGCCTCTGTCCCCGACCACTCACCCCAACCCGGCTTTTTCTCGTGGCTGCGGTTCTCGCTGCTGTGGCTGGTGCTGGGGGGCGCCGCGTACCCCCTGCTGACCACCGTGACGGCCGGCGCGCTCTTTCCCTGGCAGGCGCAGGGCTCGCTGCTGCAGCAGGATGGGCGCGTGCTGGGCTCGGCGCGGGTGGGGCAGCCGTTTAGCGGCGAGCGGTACTTTGTGGGCCGCCCCAGCGCGGCGGGACGCGGCTACGACCCGGTGAACGCCTCGGGCAGCAATCTGGCGGTCAGCAACCCGGCGCTGCGCGGGCGGGTGCAGGCCGACGCCCAGGCCATCGCCGCGCGTGAGGGCGTCTCTGCCAGCCAGATTCCTGCCGATCTGGTCACGGCCAGCGGCAGCGGCCTGGACCCGCATATCTCGCCCGCCGGGGCCGAGCTGCAGGTGGCCCGGGTGGCGCGCGCGCGCGGCCTGGACGAAGCCCAGGTGCGCGCCCTGGTGGCCCGGTTCACCGAGCGCGGCCCGCTGGGACTGGGCCAGAGCGGGGTCAACGTGCTGCAGCTGAATCTCGCCCTGGACCAGCTGGCCCTTGCGCGCGCCCAGCCTGGGCAGGCCCCCTGA
- a CDS encoding DinB/UmuC family translesion DNA polymerase, with amino-acid sequence MNRKPYHTGAELRAASAAELATQFGVLGTHFWRIARGLDDRPVQPGRPHQSVGTEETYSDDLPGLAAVQSRLPVLAEGVARRLASEGLWARTVVLKLKFADRRVVTRRMTLPAPVQDAAALAQTAARLLTPELVQGQGGAG; translated from the coding sequence ATGAACCGGAAGCCTTATCACACGGGCGCCGAGCTGCGCGCCGCCTCGGCCGCCGAGTTGGCCACGCAGTTCGGGGTGCTGGGCACGCACTTCTGGCGCATTGCCCGGGGCCTGGACGACCGCCCGGTGCAGCCCGGCCGCCCGCACCAGAGCGTGGGCACCGAAGAAACGTACAGTGATGATCTGCCAGGGCTCGCGGCGGTGCAGTCGCGCCTGCCCGTTCTGGCAGAAGGCGTGGCGCGCCGACTGGCCAGCGAGGGGCTCTGGGCCCGCACAGTTGTCCTGAAACTGAAATTTGCGGACCGCCGGGTGGTGACCCGCCGCATGACCCTCCCCGCCCCTGTGCAGGACGCTGCCGCCCTGGCCCAGACCGCCGCGCGCCTGCTGACGCCAGAGCTGGTGCAGGGGCAGGGGGGGGCCGGCTGA
- a CDS encoding cation:proton antiporter: MLALTLLLSGSALAAGSEGSAQLLLGLFWVVLAATLCGALAGRLGMPAVVGQVGAGLLIGPGVLNLVQVNDVLLSLAELGAVFLLFMVGLETRFRDLLAVGKEAVAVALLGIALPLGLGLAFGLWQNHGLLTALFIGTALVATSVGITAKVLQELGLLDARFAQIILGAAIIDDILGLTLLAVVSGLGAGESVGAGKVALILGLSLGFVALVLALGLPLIRRFEPRLRSLSLSRMFNVAVVVGLGVAALSTVAGLAPIIGAFLAGMVLAEIKDELEFETKVHALEAFLAPIFFVVVGLQVDLGVLGSAAVLVSGGVLTLLAVAGKLLGGVLGARALGQEAWLVGVGMVPRGEVGLIVISLGLAAGIITGPVYAQVLLMVLLTTVLAPLALRVLARRVQPAQGG, from the coding sequence ATGCTGGCGCTTACGCTCTTGCTGTCCGGCTCGGCGCTGGCGGCAGGGTCAGAGGGCAGCGCGCAGCTGCTGCTTGGCCTGTTCTGGGTGGTGCTGGCAGCCACCCTGTGCGGCGCGCTGGCAGGGCGGCTGGGCATGCCGGCGGTGGTGGGGCAGGTGGGGGCGGGGCTCCTTATCGGGCCCGGGGTGCTGAACTTGGTGCAGGTGAACGATGTGCTGCTCAGCCTGGCTGAACTGGGGGCAGTGTTCCTGCTGTTCATGGTGGGCCTGGAAACCCGCTTCCGCGACCTGCTGGCGGTGGGCAAGGAAGCCGTGGCCGTGGCGCTGCTGGGCATTGCCTTGCCGCTGGGCCTGGGGCTGGCGTTTGGGCTGTGGCAGAACCACGGACTACTCACGGCGCTGTTTATCGGCACGGCCCTGGTGGCGACCTCGGTGGGCATTACCGCCAAGGTGCTGCAGGAACTGGGGCTGCTGGACGCCCGTTTTGCCCAGATCATCCTGGGGGCGGCCATCATTGACGACATTCTGGGCCTCACCCTGCTGGCGGTGGTCAGCGGTCTGGGCGCCGGGGAGAGCGTGGGCGCGGGCAAGGTGGCCCTGATTCTGGGCCTCAGCCTGGGGTTCGTGGCGCTGGTGCTGGCCCTGGGCCTGCCCCTGATCCGCCGCTTCGAGCCGCGTCTGCGCAGCCTCAGCCTCTCGCGCATGTTCAACGTGGCGGTTGTGGTGGGCCTGGGGGTGGCGGCCCTGAGCACCGTGGCGGGGCTGGCGCCGATCATCGGGGCCTTTCTGGCGGGCATGGTGCTGGCCGAGATCAAGGACGAACTGGAGTTTGAAACCAAGGTGCATGCGCTGGAAGCCTTTCTGGCCCCCATCTTCTTCGTGGTGGTGGGGCTGCAGGTGGACCTGGGCGTGCTGGGCAGCGCCGCCGTGCTGGTGTCTGGCGGCGTGCTGACCCTGCTGGCGGTGGCCGGCAAGCTGCTGGGCGGCGTGCTGGGGGCGCGCGCCCTGGGCCAGGAAGCGTGGCTGGTGGGCGTGGGCATGGTCCCGCGCGGCGAGGTGGGCCTGATTGTGATCAGTCTGGGGCTGGCGGCCGGCATCATCACGGGGCCGGTGTATGCCCAGGTGCTGCTGATGGTGCTGCTGACCACCGTGCTGGCCCCGCTGGCGCTGCGCGTGCTGGCGAGGCGGGTCCAACCCGCGCAGGGGGGCTGA
- a CDS encoding universal stress protein — MTDAPDPIRLPPRRAAPETARGRHKVYVGMAAGVGKTTRALHELRERLQGGEDALIGVLETHGRADTIRAAQGLPLFGRLELRRGEVTLGELDVDGLLRRRPETVLVDELAHTNAPGSAREKRWQDVEVLLAAGINVLSTVNVQHLESLNDTVARLTGVRVRERLPDQVLRDANELVLIDLPPDDLRARLRAGKVYGPEKIEQALSNFFTVPNLTALREIALRQVANAVEMEAPAGEPGVQERVVVAVSAAPTAARLIRRGGQLAERLRGELHVVTVRPARLSPEQGRLLDTFRAVTAALGGHFEVLDPQGSVAQTLVRYVQGCHATQVVLGESRRSRWEEWWRGDIIKTVLRDTRKVDVYVITRE, encoded by the coding sequence GTGACCGACGCTCCCGACCCCATCCGGCTGCCCCCGCGCCGCGCCGCCCCGGAGACGGCGCGGGGGCGGCATAAGGTGTACGTGGGCATGGCCGCCGGGGTGGGCAAGACCACCCGCGCCCTGCACGAACTGCGCGAGCGCCTGCAGGGCGGCGAGGACGCCCTGATCGGCGTGCTGGAAACCCACGGCCGGGCCGATACCATCCGCGCGGCGCAGGGCCTGCCGCTGTTTGGGCGCCTGGAGCTGCGCCGGGGCGAGGTAACCCTGGGCGAACTGGACGTGGACGGCCTGCTGCGCCGCCGCCCCGAAACGGTGCTGGTGGACGAACTGGCCCACACCAACGCCCCCGGCAGCGCGCGTGAAAAACGCTGGCAGGATGTCGAGGTGCTGCTGGCGGCGGGGATCAACGTGCTGTCCACGGTGAACGTGCAGCACCTGGAATCGCTGAACGACACCGTGGCCCGCCTGACCGGCGTGCGGGTGCGCGAGCGCCTGCCCGATCAGGTGCTGCGCGACGCCAACGAACTGGTGCTCATTGACCTGCCCCCCGACGACCTGCGCGCCCGCCTGCGCGCGGGCAAGGTGTATGGCCCGGAGAAAATCGAGCAGGCGCTGAGTAACTTCTTTACCGTGCCCAACCTCACAGCCCTGCGCGAGATTGCGCTGCGGCAGGTGGCCAACGCGGTGGAAATGGAAGCCCCGGCCGGCGAACCCGGCGTGCAGGAGCGGGTGGTGGTGGCGGTCTCGGCGGCCCCCACCGCCGCGCGCCTGATTCGCCGGGGCGGGCAGCTGGCCGAGCGCCTGCGCGGCGAACTGCATGTGGTCACGGTGCGCCCGGCGCGGCTCAGTCCCGAACAGGGGCGGCTGCTGGACACCTTCCGGGCCGTCACGGCGGCGCTGGGCGGCCACTTTGAGGTGCTTGACCCCCAGGGCAGCGTGGCGCAGACACTGGTGCGCTACGTGCAGGGCTGCCACGCCACGCAGGTGGTGCTGGGCGAAAGCCGCCGCTCGCGCTGGGAAGAGTGGTGGCGCGGCGACATCATCAAGACCGTGCTGCGCGACACCCGCAAGGTGGACGTGTACGTGATCACGCGGGAGTAG